A genomic stretch from Setaria italica strain Yugu1 chromosome VII, Setaria_italica_v2.0, whole genome shotgun sequence includes:
- the LOC111257900 gene encoding uncharacterized protein LOC111257900 has product MDGGCGLNILYAETLDAMGIDRSRLRPSKAPFHGIVPGKQAMPLGQIDLPVTFGTPCNYRKEVLTFEVVGFRGTYHAILGRPCYAKFMAIPNYTNLKLKLPGPNGVITVSTSFQKAYECDVECCEYVTAITFTEGPAVQLAEGAEDQPDSKQSATSFEANEGVKEVLLDPSSSDGRTVRIGATLSPK; this is encoded by the coding sequence atggacggcgGCTGCGgactcaacatcctctacgccgagactctcgacgccatggggattgaccgctcccgcctccgccccagcaaggcgcctTTCCACGGCATTGTGCCGGGGAAGCaagcaatgcctctcgggcagatcgacctgcccgtcactttcgggaccccttGCAATTACAGGAAGGAAGTCcttaccttcgaggtggtgggtttccgtggaacctaccacgccatcttggggcggccgtgttacgccaagttcatggccatccccaactacaccaacctcaagctcaagctgccggggcccaacggggtcatcaccgtcagcacgtctttccagaaggcgtacgagtgcgacgtagagtgctgcgagtacgtcacagccatcaccttcacggAGGGTCcggcggtccagcttgcggagggcgccgaggaccaacctgactccaagcagtcggccacctccttcgaggccaacgaaggcgtcaaggaggtcctcctcgaccccagcagctccgacggccggaccgtgcggatcggcgctaccctatctcccaaatag